The Engraulis encrasicolus isolate BLACKSEA-1 chromosome 24, IST_EnEncr_1.0, whole genome shotgun sequence DNA window ACCCCCATGGGgagttggggagctctaggggggtgtAGAAAAGGATACAGCTAAGAGGAGACGGTGCTTAGTAGGCAGTAAGTTGTGCTTGTGCTTAAGTTGTGCtggacattagtccatttaatgttttgatactaaggggggcgtagtcttatgatgatgtcaatggGGATTTGggagcaaaggtgtaggtttggcttggaacgTGGTGGGGATATTAACATGGCACATTGTCCGGGTATGCTATTCTTGCATtatgcagggttcccactggtgcttgaaggTTGTGAAAATAATTGAGTTTtttgtgaagtgcttgaaaacgcttgaaatttgtgtcaagtcaacctcagtaagccaaataatagaaattaATTGTTCaagtacatcaaaaatctgagggagtgagatgtcaggtgggatttgccattcgacaccctacaattgattagaatgcaggaaattgcatcttaaaatcacacgtttctgggggaggacccccacacccccctccgtcgacctatttaaaggtgctggaaaactgaaaatttggtgcttgaaaagcgcttgaatttgttcatgaaaaaaggtgtgggaaccctgattatGTTTCTGAAAaagtggggacaagctaggttcatctcaaaagtggtaaggacatgtccccaccatccacacctaaaattacacccatgtttGGGAGGCTTGATGAGGACAAGGGAGCGTTTCttcaaaaggttgagaaccactggcctagtctGTGACCTTTTTGTGATGCTGGGGAACCAGGTTCGATTCCATGCCATGGTAATTTCAGGaacatcccccatctctctcccaaccctTTCCTGCCATCTCActgtgggaaaaaaaatacaaacttgATATCTAAAGGACTTTAGTCTGTTCCAGAGTTTGTTTGACAAGTTATTTTTCAGATTAATCACATCTGTATTTGTAGTCCAAAAGATCTAGTATATCCTATATTATCTACTATATACTATAATATACACACTATATTATCCAAGTTGACATCAAGGCACAAGATTGGGGGACAGAAGAGTTGGGGGGATTTATTTACACCATGTGACCAACTTGTTTGTATGCTCCTTTTGCCTGTGCACTTTATTCACTTCACTCGCCCTAGTTGGCTGCTGAGTGAATGAGGATCTGTCGGTTCAGAGCAGCTTTGAAATTAAAACAACGCTGCCCTTTCATTTACTGAGCCTGGAATGCTTTATTTTTATACCTTTGTAACTTGTGGTGTGTTGTACGCAGGCTATTTCTGTTCCAGTTGCTTCCCCTGGCCTTGTGCTTCAACAtttaagaagaggaggagggagacgagaTGCCAGAGAAATAAAGCAGGTGGATCCATTCCTCCGTTCACTCCAGATTCTTTCTCTGATACCTCCATGTAGGCATGAGGGCAGAGGAGAAAACtgaagtacatactgtacatgtttataCTGTACATCAGCTTAGACTGACATCAAGTGCTAATGACATATGGTCAGATATATCATTATTACAGCATCATACTCATATTTACAGCAGGTGTGTAAATTGGTTGTCTTGAAGGGCAGCTCTATTATTGGTGGATAGCTTACTGAACACAGCTGTCCTACCCTGAGAGGTAATGACAGAGATCAGTTGAACCTCTGAAAGGTAAAATTAGATCCCACAGATGTGGCCTTAgattatgatttaaaaaaagaacaagTCAGTATAGTAGAGAAATGTGTATTGAAACATGCAAACACTGAGGTTGTAATAAATGCGTATCTCAAATCAGGAGGTCAAGGTATGCTTTAGTTACCTTTATTGACTTAGCGCATTCTAACAAATAGGTAATGGATGGCACTGATTGAAATATCTTGGGTCATACATTCATGTGTTCCCTATGCAGGTTGCTATTTAAACATGCACAAGTTTGCAGTAATAAGCTCCCACAGCAATGGGCAAGGAATCCAGCCATGACCTTTCAGATTTGCTTGTGCAGAATTGCCGTAATCATGCAATGCAACCTCACCTCAGCCATTTTTAATGGGAAGACAACCTCTGTCTTGACTCATTTTGTCTCTTATGTTTTCACATCTGCTTTATGGCTAAGTTGTTTTTTTAACAACCTCTGATCACTTGAAAGGTTTTTTGTCCTTAGTGTTTTTAGCATCTTTATTTTTCTGGTCAGTGTCCATCTTTGAAGCATGTTTTTCTCCAGACTTCTCCTGTGCTTTTGTTTCTTTACCCTGTTCATCACTGACCTCGTCAGCTCTTGGTAACGTTATCTGAATTTTAGTCTTCGCCAGTTGACTTTTCTGGTCTCCTTCCCTCTGTGTGGCATCCTTGCTGCTGATGTAACTGGCCTTACTGCTGGGTTCCTGTTGGGCAGTTCCCACAGTCTTTCCAGCACTGCCCTTTTCTGTTGACTTGGTTTCGGATGCGCCCTTTCTTCCCACTGCTGGATCACTTGATGTCTTTCCCTTTACTTTTGTTTTTTCCACGGTGACCTTCACACCAAGTCCCACATCTGAGATGTCACCTTTGGCTTTGGCTTCCTGTGCATGGGTGGTTGAGCTTTTTTCGGCATCCTTTGCTGTCATGGAGAGGCCTTGAATTGGTGTGCTTTCAGCAGCTGCTGATACATTAgcgtcatttttttcttttatctttGCATCTACTGCATTGCCACCATTGGATGACTTTGGTGTGTCTTTTGTCACTTTTGTGGCTGCCATTCCTCTACTGTCAGTCGTTTTCTCGCTGATTGTTTTACTGTCTGCATTAGCATCGGCGGCTGATGATGATGACCCAGCAGACATCTCTTCACCATCATGAAGGCTGTCAGCAACACGTTTGTGCTCGTCTGCCGAGGCAGACTGCTTTTTGGTATCGTCATTCCCTGTACTCTCTGTCAGAACTGGGAGTTTCTTGGTATCCTTGATTTCCTGAGGTTCGTCCCTGGTTTGGCCCTGTTCTGTTTTGGCCCCGTCTTTCTTGAAAGTGTCACTGGCGCTGGGCTGCGTGAGTTTCACCGGGTCTTTCTGATCTTTCATGGTGTCTATTTGATGGTGGGTCTTGTCTGACTTGTCTTCAGTTCCATCAGTTACACACTCGGTGGCATGTGTGCCATGCTCTGTGCTTACCGGTGCCTCCTCTGAGAGCTGGTCAAAGGCctgctcctcatcatcatcctcctcctcctcagcctgtAGGCCTACTCCCGCATCTGGTTCCTCCTCACTGCTCAGTTGGTCCAGTTTATCCACGTCACCAAGAGTTTCATCTGAATCGGTGTCGATTATTTCCACATCCTCTCTCGTCGTTTCCGTAATGATCTCCTCGACAAACTTGTACTGGGGCTCAGCTCTGCGTGTTGTTCCCCCATGCCTTCCCATACACGGTAGAGTGTAGACTGGAGACTGCCTGTAAATGTACGGAACGGACACGCTGGCGTCTGTCACAATGGAATAGCGACATTCTTCTCCCTCCAGGAGTTtcctgatagagagacagaacaagCATGTTGTATTCTTGTACAGCTTAAAGCTGAAATTAATTTAACTTCAAGAATGATGTTTGgcttggcagccgtggcctaatggtcagTGATTTAATGTTGCACTCACAAGAATAATGTCTGTGTTCAATAGCGCAAATGTTAATAAGTGACACTTTATAAAGCCATTATGTTGTTATGCGCAAAAACAGTGAaaaatataacatattttggagtgaATCAATGTGTCTGTGGCCGAATTGTTTTATTCCATTCACATTTAATTAGTCATATTGATTTCCAATGAAACAAAGTATCAAATTCAACTGATCCGAACTCCTTAGGGTGCCTCTATTTTAAAGCCACAAATGCCTATTTAAGAttgaagtacagtaggcctatgtcatatgTCTAAACTGGAAATGTGTTGCACATTTACTCATGTGTGGCACATTTAGACATTCCCTGTATGTCTACTTGCTCAAGGTTGAAAGGTTCACCTGTAAGAAAAGATTTCTGCATCCAGGGCCATTTTCACATTGAGGAGGTCTTGATATTCCTGAAGATGCTCAGCCATGTCATGTTTGGAGTTATGAAGTTCATGTTCCAGCTGTCTTATGGTACCCTGCAAACATACAGTGTTCAGTGAGTATATAATATTGGTATTATACATTGGCTACCCTAATGTGAATatgatatacagtacaatacatgtacagaggtgtataaagtagaagtaggcctatgcttacTAATATAATCCACCACTAGCCTACATGATCTTACATGGGCCTATGTACAGTTAACCCATTGGACACATAATGAGGATGTAGGTACACTGTAAGAGTTTTCTGCTTTTAGTTTACACACCTCTATTTATGTTAGGTGTATTGACCTACCTGATACTGATTGATTTCAGTCTCTTGCTGTTCCTCGAGATCATACAGCTGTTTTTCAAGGGCTTCCCTCATACCCTTGACGGAGTCCAGCTCAGTGCTCTTGGACTGCAGTCGGCGCCTGTGTTCGTTTATCTCCTGTCTTGTGGCTATGACAGCCTCCCTACTGACCTCGGCGTCTTTGGTCAGCCGTGCTGCCTGCGCGCGGAAACTTGCCTCAGCATCTTGAATGTTGGACACCGCGTGACCTTCAAGCTGAATTCTGATGTCTCTCAGGGCAGAGGTGATGTCCCCCTTGCCGAAGTCCACCGTTTCAGGTGTTGTTACCTGTGCGTCTTTAATTTGAGCCACCAtctctgccacctcctcctcgtgGTTTTTCTTCAAGAATTTGATGTCCTCCTGAAGGCTTTGTGCTTTTTTGTCCAGTCCCATTTTCACATCATTTGCGTCACTGATGTATTTCTTTAGCACGGTTATTGTATTCTCGGCCTCAGACCTGGTTCGAACTTCTTTCTCATATTGGAGTTGTATTGAATGAAAATCGTCCTCTAAACTACAATAGTCAAGTTCAACCTGATTCTTCTGAAGGCTAATGTCGTTTACTAGCTTTCTCAGTTCCTTCAGCTCTGGGTCATACTGTTTGGAAAGTGATGCAGTGCTTTGTGTCTGCTGCTTTATTACCTGGATTTCTTTCTCCAATTCCCTGTTTTGGCTCTCCAAATGACGTACCTTGTTTATAAATCCCGAGAACCTGTCGTTCAGGCCACGCAGCACCTCTTTCGCATTCATCTTCAGAGTTGTTGTGGTGACGAAATTATGGCTTTCATCAAAAGAACGTGCTGATTTTAGCGCTGGTCTAAATTCGAGCCCCACAGTCCCATTGCTTCTGTGCAGCACCGCGGCTGACTTGGCGCCAACGCTGGGTATCAGCAGCACAGCCGAATGTGATGTAGGAGGATGCGTGGAACGATATCGATGTTCCACAACATCCGCTCTCCTAGGCGAATACAGCAGACGTTCCATCCTGCAGCTGATTGGTGCGCGGGTACCGTGGTGCAGGGGTGAGCGATGCCCTTATATTAGACCGCGCGAGTGCTTAGCTTGCGGTGGGGAACTGTCCATAGTGCTTAAATGCACCGACTCAGCTAAACCATGTTCACCAGCATAAGCTATGTTCTTCCGCAATACTCTCATATGGAGATGGAGGGGGCGGGTCACTGGTCCTTGAGTGCACCATAGATATCATATGAGATATGATGTATGAAATGCACATTATAACACCACGGTAGTGATGACTGGTTAGCAGTATCGGGCATTTAAAATTACTACAGTGCACAGGCTAGTGAAGATCCATTTATCCTAAAACCCTCGAACCTGTTGTTGCAGACAATTAGCTTAGCCTACTGTGTGAAGAAATCAGTGTGAGTTTCTCTAACTACTTAGGCTACctcagagagaaggggaggttaGCTATATCTTTTACAGCAGAAAAACGTCGACACAGAACGATTATCCTAACATTATTATGGCAGAATGTTTCATTGTTTTATGTGATGGCTAGGGAGAGAGGTCATCGATGAAATTACGTAATTAACAGGCAGATAAAGAACAAACAGGAAGTAGGCTACAGAGTCAAATAGCTGAAATTCGTGGGGTAACATGAGGTAAAGGTTTTGTCGATAGATGAGCTAATGTGATGATAACGCGGTCCAATAAAtgacaattgaagagttcagatgcaaaaccccctaagtgcattttcagaaaataatctttattcatttttatttaatacaaagctatcaaaattgcatatttttttattttatttatttaatataactatttatatgtattatcaagtaaataaatgtaaaccaaaccaacaacagggttttctaaaaatatagaagtgcaggtcttcagaaatggagttaggggtttttgcatctgaactcttcaattgttctACATAGGCTACTGCCAGATACAAAAGATTATTTAGCAATCCTAGAAATAAAATGAGTCTGGGAAGTGCATTCAATTGTATACCCTGGAGAGTTTTCAAATACTCATTTATTGCACAATTCATGGCAACAAGAAATTAAAGCAACATGAAAAAGTATAATACTCACAATATTCATCAATGGGCAAtaataggctacatgtaaaaGTCAAGGGAATCGCATAAAGGCGTAGGCTTGCATTCACATAAAAAGCTTGTAGCTTACACTGTATGGGCATTATGGCATGGGCCTATTGGCTACTGTATGAACAGgatatataggcctaccggtaataatgtaggctatatgtgacCAGCCACAGGAAAACAGGCTGCAAGTATGCTCTGAGACATAGTCATATATTCTTCTGAGAGTGCAGATTCCATGACTTCAACGATACCTTACACATGGCAATCTGGTAATATCTGAAGAATATGTGGACTTCTGAATGTGCTCACTTTTTTAAAGTGGAAAGCAAAGAATTCTGCCCTGAaattttctctctttcccataTAAAACACATTAAATTGTCCCTTTTAAAGACACAATGTTATCTTTGAAACAGCCCAATAATGTTTTCTTAAACACTGGGTAGCTTCTTCCTGTGATCACCTGGCACATTCTTCAAAAAAGATGAAAATCACAAAAACAAAACTGTAATGGCGATTTTGTCACTTTTGCTCTGAGAGACGTGTCTGGGATTGAAATCCAGACACATATAATGTTGTTTGTACCAAGCCTAAATTATATTGTAAAACTGTAGCCTACACCTATTTCATGTCTACAAATTGTGTTCTAAACTGAATCACTCAGCACAGATTTTCATCCAACACAAGTAAGATAAATATTTAAAATGTAGACAAAATGTTTACAAGTAAGCATGCAAACATAGCAGATATCATTTAAGCTTCCAAAAGTTGCAAATACAAATTCAAACTCAACCACATGTAGGTTAATTTGGCTTCTACATTATTGTTGCTGGTGTACGTGAGTGAGCTGTGCAACGTGCTTTGGGCTGGGATTAGAAATCTCCAAAGATTCAAAATATCTACTTCTGGTAACTCATTCAGACCTGGCAGACTAATGGGCAGCAGGATCTGTCTGCTTATGATCATGTGCTTCTCCACTTCTGAACGAATCAATGAATTCACAAATTTTATAAATGTCCTGATAAGGCTTCATGATTTTCAAAAGGCGGGAACGACAGCGGGTCCATTCAGTAGAGATGTTCTGCAGCCTCATCCCGTGCTTGTAGTGCTCCACGGCAGTCTTCTCAGCGCCGAGCCGGTGCAGGTGGAAGTCCCCATACATGCGGTGGCAGGCCTGGAGGTCTTTGGCCTGAAGGTCAGGAAGGGAAAACAGCTTCTGGAATTTTCTCTCCGCCTCTGCTATGTTGTTCACCTCTGCATACCTCAGCGCCAACTCCACCTGAGTCATCAAATAGATCAAATCATCACCATAGCTGACTTTAAATCTAGCTTTTAAAGATCATCTGGTCTACATTGCTTTGTTTTAACACCTCATAATTTATCACCACACTCCACACTAACTTCCTTATATATGGTCTTTTATTATTACTTAATTACTAACTACTTAGtaaatttacttacttacttcttGTGAATAACTATAGGCAATTAttaatattactattattgtGAATATCTGTAAAGCACTTTGTGTCAACCAATTGTTGTGTTTAATatgtaaacttgacttgacttgacttgacctgaggGTATATGAAGGCAGGATTCAGGCGAGCACCCTCCTCGAAGTGGAAGATGCATCGCTTGAGGAGTTTGGGGTGGTGGGGCTGCTTCATGGCGATGGCCTTCCAGCGGTAGTTGTTGCCGATCTCGTGGTGCAAGCGAGAGGAGTTTGGCGCCCTCTTCAGCATCCTGAGCAGCACGTGCAGGGCCATGTCGTGCGACTGCTCCTTCTTCATGAACTTGGCCAcctgcagcaccaccaccaggttgTCCGGGGCCATGCCCAGGGCCCTCCTCATGTGCTCCCAGGCCTCCGCGTTCCTGCCGTTCTTGTAGCACTTCAGGCCCAGGTACACGCGGATCATGGGGTTGTCGGGGTCGAGGGCCATGGCTCTTTTCAGCTGCTGGACGGCAGGGGAGACGACGACGGGCAGCCTCTTGTCCTCTCTGGTCTCCAGGCCCTCCAGACGGAACAGGGCGAAGGCGTAGCCCGTGTTCCACTCCTTGTCGTCGGGTTCCTTCAACAGGGCCTCCTGGAAGATCTCTTTGGCTCGGCTGTAATAGTGCTGCTTTTTGGAGAAGAACAGGAGGGCCCAGGCCTTTTCGCTGAGCACCTgccgagggggagggggagggagagggggctgGGTGGTGGAGTGTGAGCTCACACAGGCTCCACAGGCCTCTTTTGTTTTCTGGAGGTAGCACTTGGCTGCATCCACGTCCCCCACGTGGTGCTGCACCCAGGCCAAGCATGCGTAGGTCACGGCACATTTTTCAGCGCGGCAGGAATTTTGCTGCAGGGCCAGTTGAAGGTTTTCGAGGGACGCGGCGCTGTGACCCTGCAAGAATTTCACGTAGGCCAAAAAGTTCAGGCCGTATTCGGCCACGTTACCGACGTAGCCCTGGGAGGATTGGAGGCTTTCACTGAACTTGACCTCTAGGAAGTTGAGGTCAGTGTCGTCTTTGTTTAAGTCCCAGGTGTGGTGACACTCCAGCTGCCTCAGATCAGCTTCAAGCAGGATCTCACTGCCTGGCACactgaacaaaacacacacacacacacgcacacgcacaaatagcAATATCTGCTATACTATTTCATATAgaaatgttaaaggaatgttagTTTTCTATTAGGCTACTGATACTATTGTTTGATTTTGGGAACAATATCATGAATCCATGACCTGAAGACAGTTATAATTTAATACCATTCAGATAGCAAAATCAATGTCACATATGAAAGTACATAATGGAACTAAGGGGGAAAGTACTGCGATATAAGAAAAACATTTCGTCTAATCTCAGTATTATGATACAACTGGCAATCAAAATTCTATGGTACTCATGATGACTAATTCCTATGAATAAGttggaggcctgtgtgtgtgtgtgtgtgcagtgtgtgtgctgtcttCTGCCAGGTGTGTCTCCAGTTAAATAAACTGTAGCATGAAGAGCTGGATCGCACTCTGTTCTTCTTTTCCCTGCtattttcctttatttttttattttttacatagcagcagaaaaggAGAAAATCTTCCCTCTATCTGcctttctgctgctatgtaaaaatgAAACAATACAGGAGAATTACAGTGAAAAGAAGAACTGAGTGTGATCCACCTCTTCATTCTAGCTCCATGGTAAACAAAATCCATGGTAAACAACACCTATGGTAACAAAAATATGGCAATGGTAATCACAAACAATGTAATTATATACAATAAGGAAGACCTATGCATCATGTTGACATTTTAAATTGAGTATGGCTGATGAACATACTCATATTCAGTACATTAAGCTTCATGATTGTGATGGATTGAACTGGAGTTTGGATACAGAAAATACAGATAATGATCAATGCTATTTATTTCTTTTACTTACGACATAATGCTCATCTATGCATCCTTTGACAGACGGATCAGCTGTAGGCATATCGTCTATGCATAACTGATAAGGTAGTTTACAGACCTTAAGTACACTAGAGATAggtttcattttcacttttgccAAATAGTGTCTTATGAAAGAAATGAAACCACATAAAGGCAGCTACAGCTACGCCCTAGCAGACGATAAGGGACCCGGGATTCACATGGGTAAAACCTGCCTGCACATGTGATTTTATTTGCAAGAAGGAGTCaaggtgtgtatactgtatacagtaatgtaatatagGAGAATGTGCACTATGGCAAATcccattctttttttgtttgtttctcctgCATGTGAGATTTGCAGCTGCACAGCATCTTTTAAAAAGATTATTCACAAATTGAGATAAAAAGTTAACTGCTTTAGTGAAATCTCTATATCTGTATTATTGCAAATATGTTTGTGTCTGTTAAGCAGTTGATACATTTAGCATACAGGGAAGTTAACTGGTGTTTATTCTAAATGTTTACTTCAAAATGGAAAACATGACAAGTTCAGTATGTAAACAAACATCTGTGTTCAGGTCAATGTCCCTTTATTACAGAATTCAATTTGCGAAACAAAAAAAGTTTATAATCCTTTCCAAAATGAACATGCTTTATTATATAAGACTGGCAAGTACATCATTTCAGGGCTGTCTTGACATGTCATTAAGGTTGAGAACTGAAATTCCGTACGTCTTTGCAAAGGCTGCAAAGAAATATCAAATATACTTACCTTTTCTAAATGTATTCTATATCAATAAGTACTTAAATGTTAGTTACATCTTTTGAAATACATTGTTGTTGATTTCTTGTGTGGAAAATTAAGACGTTCACTATGTAAGGAATATTTGTTAACCTatcgggggaaaaaaagaaaaacaagtagCCTATTTCTGATCATGTTCAACTTTGTAAAAATGTTATGCACATTAATTAAAATTcatgtcctctctgtctcttactgCACACCAGAAATGCCCGATACTGTGCAGAGAGCACCCACTCATcacatttttttgcagaatgaaaaTGATATTGTGTCCGTCTGTAACACGGCCAAATTGCTGCTGGACTTGAGAATATCAGGTGAGGGAGCACCTGAGCATCTAAATTAGTGTTTAATTGCCAGGGTGAGTCCATCTCCAACAGTCAGCATGCTAAGATCTATCCTGTCGTCTTTATGCAGCTTCTTGTTCAGCGCATCAAGAGCCTGGGAGGTGATGTCATCGTCGGCGGGGGCAACGACCCTTCCACTCCAGAGCACCTGAAGGAGAAAGAGCTTCAGTTGTGGCTGTGGCCTCCAGTGAGAAGTGCATTGAAGCAAAGTGGAAAACAAGGTGGAAGCAGCATCTTCAGAAGGTAAATACCCTCCGCGTATGGTTTTAGGGTTTCACTTATTGGTTTTTATTAACGCTTCTAATTAGCTGGCTCACGGCAGATCTACTGTATGTAGTTCCCCACAGCTTATAGAGTCGCCTTGGCAGAGCTGTGCCGAACTTCATAGATCTGACGACAGCTAGATCACCTTTTGGAATACTTTAACACTCATTTGAAATGGtttgtgcaaaaaaaaagttttttgcatGATTTTCTAAACCCAGCCACCTAGAAAGTTGCAGTACACATCACATTTGTATACTGTACGAAGG harbors:
- the ifit8 gene encoding interferon-induced protein with tetratricopeptide repeats 8, whose amino-acid sequence is MSIMSVPGSEILLEADLRQLECHHTWDLNKDDTDLNFLEVKFSESLQSSQGYVGNVAEYGLNFLAYVKFLQGHSAASLENLQLALQQNSCRAEKCAVTYACLAWVQHHVGDVDAAKCYLQKTKEACGACVSSHSTTQPPLPPPPPRQVLSEKAWALLFFSKKQHYYSRAKEIFQEALLKEPDDKEWNTGYAFALFRLEGLETREDKRLPVVVSPAVQQLKRAMALDPDNPMIRVYLGLKCYKNGRNAEAWEHMRRALGMAPDNLVVVLQVAKFMKKEQSHDMALHVLLRMLKRAPNSSRLHHEIGNNYRWKAIAMKQPHHPKLLKRCIFHFEEGARLNPAFIYPQVELALRYAEVNNIAEAERKFQKLFSLPDLQAKDLQACHRMYGDFHLHRLGAEKTAVEHYKHGMRLQNISTEWTRCRSRLLKIMKPYQDIYKICEFIDSFRSGEAHDHKQTDPAAH
- the LOC134440779 gene encoding neurofilament light polypeptide produces the protein MERLLYSPRRADVVEHRYRSTHPPTSHSAVLLIPSVGAKSAAVLHRSNGTVGLEFRPALKSARSFDESHNFVTTTTLKMNAKEVLRGLNDRFSGFINKVRHLESQNRELEKEIQVIKQQTQSTASLSKQYDPELKELRKLVNDISLQKNQVELDYCSLEDDFHSIQLQYEKEVRTRSEAENTITVLKKYISDANDVKMGLDKKAQSLQEDIKFLKKNHEEEVAEMVAQIKDAQVTTPETVDFGKGDITSALRDIRIQLEGHAVSNIQDAEASFRAQAARLTKDAEVSREAVIATRQEINEHRRRLQSKSTELDSVKGMREALEKQLYDLEEQQETEINQYQGTIRQLEHELHNSKHDMAEHLQEYQDLLNVKMALDAEIFSYRKLLEGEECRYSIVTDASVSVPYIYRQSPVYTLPCMGRHGGTTRRAEPQYKFVEEIITETTREDVEIIDTDSDETLGDVDKLDQLSSEEEPDAGVGLQAEEEEDDDEEQAFDQLSEEAPVSTEHGTHATECVTDGTEDKSDKTHHQIDTMKDQKDPVKLTQPSASDTFKKDGAKTEQGQTRDEPQEIKDTKKLPVLTESTGNDDTKKQSASADEHKRVADSLHDGEEMSAGSSSSAADANADSKTISEKTTDSRGMAATKVTKDTPKSSNGGNAVDAKIKEKNDANVSAAAESTPIQGLSMTAKDAEKSSTTHAQEAKAKGDISDVGLGVKVTVEKTKVKGKTSSDPAVGRKGASETKSTEKGSAGKTVGTAQQEPSSKASYISSKDATQREGDQKSQLAKTKIQITLPRADEVSDEQGKETKAQEKSGEKHASKMDTDQKNKDAKNTKDKKPFK